ACCGCAATATCCCCTGTATGGAGCCAACCTTCTTCATCGATGGCTGCGTATGTCGCTTCTTTATTTTTATAATAGCCTTCCATGACAAGGTAGCCTCGTGTACATAACTCCCCTGGTTCGCCTTGTGGTACTTCTTCTCCAGTTGATGAGTCAATTACTTTCACTTCTACATTTGGATGCGCCTTCCCAACTGTACTTACACGGAGTTCAATAGGATCATCTGTCCGGGTTTGTGTTATAACTGGAGATGATTCGGTTTGACCATAGGCAATCGTGATTTCCGTTGCCCCCATTTTATCCATTACATTTTTCATTACTTCCATAGGACATGTAGAACCAGCCATGATACCTGTTCTAAGATGCTTGAATTCAAAGTCGTTGAATGAAGGATGATTTAATTCCGCAATAAACATCGTCGGTACACCGTGAAGTGCAGTGCATTGTTCTTGTTCAACAGCTTTTAGAACTTCTTCAGGGTCAAATTGCTCCAGGATTACCATCGTACTTCCTTGAGAAACTGCTGCCATCGTCCCTAGTACACAACCAAAACAATGAAAGAATGGTACAGGAATACAGAGACGATCATCTTCTGTTAGTTTCATGCACTCAGCAACTTGTTTACCGTTATTAACGATATTGTAATGAGATAACATGACTCCTTTAGGGAAGCCTGTTGTTCCAGAAGTGTACTGCATGTTAATGACATCTTTAAAATGCAATGTTTCCTGTCTTCTTTTAAGCACTTCATCTGATAGCTGTGTGCCTTTTTGAATGATTTCATCCCATGTGTAAAGGTTTTCATAATTTCCTTCACCTAACACAACGATATTTTTTAAGTTTGGTAGATTCGGGGCGAAAAGTTCCCCTTTTGGTGATGTTTCTAATTGAGGACACACTTGAAATAAAATGTCCAAGTAAGAAGTGCCTTTAAATTCTTCAGCGAGTATTAACGTAGTTGCATCTGATTGCTTTAGTAAGTATTCTAGTTCCTTCGCTTGGTAGTTCGTATTGACTGTTACAAGGACAGCACCCATTTTCCCAGTAGCAAATTGGGATACTAGCCACTCTGGTTTATTATCTGACCAAATAGCTACATGATCTCCTTTTTCGACACCAAGTGCCATAAACCCTTTCGCTGCATCGTTTACCATTTCATTAAATTCTTCATAGGTCTTCCTGAGGTCATGTTCTGGATAGACAAATGCTTCATAGTCCGGATATTTTCTCGCTTTATCTTCTAACAATTCACCCACAGTTAGTTGTAAAAGGGACATGCGTAACCTCCTAATTGATTATAAATCATAAGACAGCACAATAGTTCTAAACTATTAACACCCTAATTCACGACTAATTACCAAGCGTTGGATTTCTGATGTTCCTTCTCCGATTTCTAATAACTTTGCATCACGAAGGTATCGTTCCACTTCATATTCACGCATATAGCCGTAGCCTCCATGGATTTGGATAGCTTGGTTCGCTGAACGGAAAGCGGTTTCAGAAGCGAACAATTTAGCATACGCAGATTCTTTCTTAAATGGCTTACCTTGATCCTTCAACCATGCTGCTTTCATTACCATATTTCTAGCTAAATCCACTTCCATAGCCATATCTGCTAACTTGAATTGGATTGCTTGAAACTTGGAAATAGACCTCCCAAATTGTTTACGTTCTTTTGCATATGCCAGTGCTTTATCAAGTGATGCTTGAGCAATGCCAACTGCGAGTGCAGCAATAGAAATCCTACCACCATCGAGAGTATATAAAAATTGATTAAAGCCCTTCTCAGGATCACCTAAGACATTTTCTCTTGGTACACGAACATCCTCTAGTACAATCTCGGACGTATTGGATGCGCGTACGCCCATTTTGTCGTAATTACTATTAATCTTCATTCCTTTTGTCCCTTGAGGAACGATAAATGCCGAAATGATACTCTTTCCTTTGTCGTCTTTGCCTGTGACAGCGGTAACCGTTATATTCCTTGCATACTCAGCGTTTGTAATCCAGGACTTTTCGCCATTAATTACATACTCATCACCATCTAGTTCTGCACGGGTTTGCGTTCCTCCTGCATCTGATCCAGCATTTGGTTCTGTTAAACCGAATGACCCTAGAGCTTCCCCTTTAGCCAAAGGGACTAAGTACTCTTGTTTCTGTTCTTCTGTGCCGAAATAGTAGATGGGACTAGCTCCAAGTGATACAGCTGCAGCATAACTTAACCCAGTACCTGCACATACACGACCAATCTCTTCAACAGCCAGTGCGTACGTTAACGTATCCCCACCAGCACCACCATACTTCTCCGGAAACGGGATTCCAAGAATACCGAGTTTCCCCATTTCATCAAAAATATCTTTAGGAAATTCAGAATTCTTGTCTAATTCGACTGCTCTTGGTGCAATCACTTCTTGAGCGAAATCACGTACCATCTTTTGGGTCATTTCTTGTTCTTTTGTTAATGAGAAATCCATTTTAACACTCTCCTTTATGAGTAGAGATACCGACTGGTTGGTCGGTATTGCTCAAAAGTAAAACCTTTAATCATTGTCAAATAAAAAAGCTTCCTTCAAAAAGTACTCTTGGTTCGTGTCTTTATTCATTTCTTCTGAGGTTAGGAACGCATGTAGTATAATATCTACATAAATCGAAGCAATTTCATCAATGGGTTTTTCTCCTTCTCTTCGATACCATTTATACGTCCAGTTAACCATTCCTAACAAAGCCATACCAGCAATTTCTGGTGGCAGTTCATTACGAAACTCACCTGCATCTTGACCTTTTCTAATCACTTCAAAAATATTTTGCTTAAATTGATCTCGCTTTTTCTTAATTAGCTCCTCGTAATGAGGCTTTAAATAAGTGCTTTCTTGATAGAACACATAAATATGGGCTTTATAGAGGTCAAATACTCGAACAAAAGAATGAACGATAGCTTGTAACTGATCCGTCGGGGCTTGATACGTTTCCTTTGCTTGATTGGCCTTATCTAATACATATGTAATAAACGTATCGTGTATCACATATAAAAGTTCATCCTTAGAATGAAAATAGTGATAAAAACCACCCTTTGAAGCCCCACAATGTTCTACAATTTGATTGATAGATACACCATGATAACCATGTTTTTCAAACAAATCCAGGGAAGATTGGATTATCCTCTCTTTCAACTCTGCCATACACCTTCTCCTCTACCTTTCCTCAAACTAACCTCTATGGTGATATTTTATCATAACTTTCAGAAAACAAACATAATTAATTTTCCCTGTTTTGAATAGTCTATTGTTCTTGTTTCGCTAGCAAAAGAACTACAGAGATGAATTCTGATTTACTTTAGTCATTATTAGCCATTAATCCTACAGCGGAACAAATTCTATACAAATTGACAAATAGTAGACCTAACAACCTTCTTGGAAGACCTATCGATGAAATTCTTTCTAGTTCAGAGCTTTTAGATGCATATCGCGCACAAATTAAACAAGATTTTGAAATTGAGATAAAAAATGACCAACAAGATTTCTACACGGTACAGATTATTCCTATATTTAATAACCAGAATCAACCTTCAGGCGTACTTTCTATTTTCTCAAATATTACCGATCGAAAAAATATGAACGGGAACTATATAAAAAAGCAATTACAGATGATCTTACCGGTCTATTTCATCGAAAACATTTCATTAGTAATGCGACCCAATATTTAAACCATTATACTGATATTTCTGTATTGCTAATGGACATTGATAATTTTAAGGGTGTCAATGACAAATACGGTCATGATGTGATGTTGGAGACGCTGTTTAAAAGGGATTCGCGAAGATTGCTTATGATGTAATTGGAGATGAAGGTATTATAAGTCGCTTTGGTGGTGAAGAATTTGCTGTATTATTACCTGGATTAAATCAATATGAAAGTTCAATAAAAGCAGAACAATTACGCGCAATAATCGAAAGCCACTCTATTCCATCAGAACTTGAAATTGTCATGATTACAGTTAGTATAGGAATAGCAACCAAAAAAGACCCCGCAGACACATTCGCATTCCTATATAAACAAGCAGATGCAGCATTATATAATAGTAAGCAGGCTGGTCGAAACAGTATTTCCTTAGGTTAATCAATTAGCTTAATTAATTGACACTATCTTAGATAACACTTCATTAGTATGTATTCTATAATGAGTATTAAACGTTAAAGCACATACTTTACATGGGAAAGACTGTAAATAATCTATTTACAGTCTTTTTTGTTTCTTAGGTTTCGTTACATATTGCTGTTGATATTTTCAAACAGGCATAATCTTGAAGACTTAAATCGAGATATATTTGATATTAGTACACTCCTCTTAAACCAAATAAAAAGAGAACTCAAGTTTTTGAGATAATGGGGTGATAGGCAATCTTGGTATTGGACAAGTATATGAGTGGGCAAAAGAAAACCAACCTAAAATGTATTATAATGATATAAATTAATAAATGAAGATGCGCAGAACCGACTAGCATTAACGCTCGATCTTACTGCGCATCTGTTATATTCGCAAGGTTTGCGTATATCGTAAGGTTTCGTTGGTACCACCATCTAACCTAGTCTATACCAACATAATTTGTTTCTTTTCTCAATTTCTAATGGAAAGGGGAGAGTTTGAGGTTATATCAGCAAACAAATACTTAACTTAAAAACATAATTCATACCTATCTTTAAGAAATGACTGTGTTAAAAAAATACTGTTGATATTAATAGGAAAAGAAAAGCTATTCCCTATCCTTGCGACCGCCATATACTGTTCATGGTCTCTCTTTGCTCGTTCTTCCTCATTCAATTCACTTAAGTATCTATATATACTATCCATCCAATCAACAGCATAGATTCTTTCATGATCCAATTCCTCAGCAAGCCTAAACCCGATTTGATGAATTTCGTTTATTCCTAAATCGATTTGGTTATTTAGATAGTTTTAATAATGATGATTCACCCTATCATTCTCTTGCTTTACTACTTCAAATGCTATCTTAGTTGGCCTAAACTCCTAAATCCTCTCAATCACTTTACGTATGTCCTCTTGTCTTCTTGGTTCTAGTAAATCACTCGCATCAACTCTATATAAATCAGGTGTATGTATCATGTGAAATGTACCTAAAATCATAACCTCAGGTTTCCTTAGGTGCTTCATTATCCCCCCCTATTCCTTGTTGGATGTACATAGATACTATCTGAGTTAGTATAAATAAAACAGCTATCTTTTCTGTTCTTTAAATAATTGCGATATAAAATAAGAGATGCTAGCAATCAGTAACATGATTAACAAATGAATATTTCTTTCTCCAAAACTTATTTTTTGATGTGAAATAGTAGAAGAATTAGAAACGTCTGAAGTATAAGTTATAGTCAAAAACAAGCCTGAAGTGATCTCATAAATATAATAAAGTAAAATAAAGCTTCCTATAAAAAAGAAATATCTCTTCATAACTCCTTCTCCTTTCCACCTTATTTCTACGAAAATGTCCTCAATCAGTTTCAAAAGAATATAATTTTCACCAGAGGTTATTTTAAGTTGTAATCTCTTTCCTTGTCCTTAGGAACTATTTATTCTTGTTTTTGGTTTTTTCTTTTTATGTCTTTTTATGTTCGGAGTTGCTACTAAGTATTTTTAAAATACTACTACAAGTCCTGCATCCATCTTCTTATCATCAAAAAAAGCCGCCTGTTCTCTACTACCTTACAGACGGCTTTGTTGACCTACTATTTAATTGGATGAACCAGTTTCAGTATCTTGAACGTCAAATACTTTTTGATAGGTTGCTTCTCTCCATACATCTATTACCTCACCAGTTCGGTCTACATCCACAACAAAGGATCCATTGCTGTATCGGTCACTTGTTTTCAATTCATACGGAATGATTTCTTTGATCTCTCCCCTACTTGTTTTCAATTGGAGAGCTTCTCGATCGTCCACTAATTCAAGGGCCACAATACGGTGTGGATTACGTTTTAATTCACGTAACATAACGACTCCACGCTTTGCCCTTGTCGTTTGTTCAAATTCCTTTAATCTCATACGTTTTACAGCACCACGTTGGGTGATTAATACAACGGAAGGGTTAGTCAAATCACTGAACACTTTACCGTTTACGATATACTCATCTTCTTTTAGCTGCATTGCTTTCACACCGGCAGCTCGTTGTCCTATTGGCTTCACTTCAGTTTCATGATACCAAAGACCATATCCATTGTTGGAGGCTAAAAATACTTCATAGTGTCCATCTGTCACATGAACATCTACAACTTCATCATCATCTTTGAGATTGATGGCAACTAACGGTTTAGAATATCTCTGAGCTTGATATAGCGACAATTCACTTCGTTTAATCATTCCATTTCGAGTTACAAATAATAAGAACTTTTCTTCTTTAAAATTCCTTATCGGAACGGCTTTGATAATTCGTTCATCTTTCTCGATTGATATAATATTTGCTAAATGTTGTCCCAAGTCTTTCCACCTAATATCAGGTAGTTGATGTACAGGTATAAACAAATAATTTCCTTTGTTTGTAAATAACAGTAATGTATCTGTCGTATTAATCTCAAAGAGTCCTAATAAGTGATCGCCATCTTTCATTGCAAAATCGCCACCATTTGAAGCTCCATAAGACCTAAGGCTTGTCCGCTTAATATAACCTTCATTCGTTATAGATACTAGAACATCTTCGCTTGCAACCATGACTTCCAGGTTGATTTGAAGATCCTCTACCTCTTCTTCAATAGCAGTCACTCGCTCAGTGGCGTATTTTTTCTTCATGCTCTTCAAATCATTTTTAATGACACGAAGCAGTTTTTTCTCGTCACTTAAAATAGTTTCAAGCTCAGCGATTCGCTTCTTAAGTTCTTCTGCTTCTTCCTCAAGGGAGGTAATATCTGTGTTCGTTAAGCGGTATAATTGTAGATTCACAATTGCTTCTGATTGTGCTTCAGTAAATTCATATTGTTTAATTAACTGCTGCTTTGCATCTTGTTTATCTTGTGATGCACGAATGGTTGCAATGACTTCATCCAAGATGGAGATTGCTTTCATTAGACCCTCAAGAATATGAGAGCGGTCTTTAGCTTTTTGCAAATCATATTGTGATTGTCTAGTAACAACTTCTTTCTGGTGAGCAATATAAGAATCTAAAACAGATTGTAGATTTAATAGCTTTGGTGTTTTATTATGAATAGCTACCATATTAAAGTGATAGCTTATTTGTAAATCTGTATTTTTATAAAGGTAATTGAGAATCCCTTTGCTATCCGCATCTTTCTTAAGTTCCACAACTACACGTAGCCCTGTGCGATCTGTTTCATCTCTGACTTCCGCAATTCCTTCGACCTTTTTATCAAGGCGAAGTTCGTCCATCTTTTTAACGAGTGTTGCTTTATTCACGTCATAGGGTATTTCATCAATAACAATTTGTTCTCTATTTCCACGAAGTGCTTCAATTACCGCACGACCTCTTACAACGACTTTTCCTTTTCCAGTCTCGTAGGCTTGTTTAATTCCATCTACACCTTGAATAATTCCTCCAGTTGGAAAATCAGGGCCTTTCATAACAGACATAATTTCATCGATGGTTACCTCTGGACGATCAATTTTCATCATCACAGCATCAATAACCTCATTTAAATTATGAGGTGGGATATCTGTTGCATACCCCGCAGAAATACCAGTAGAGCCATTTACAAGTAAATTTGGAAATTTGGCAGGTAGTACAACTGGTTCTTCAATGGTGTCATCGAAGTTTGGGATGAAATCAACTGTATCTTTATCGATATCGCGGAGTAATTCCGAAGCAATACTCGATAATCGTGCTTCTGTATAACGCATCGCTGCCGGTGGGTCACCATCGACACTACCATTGTTTCCATGCATTTCTACTAACGCATTGCGAACTTTCCAATCTTGACTTAAACGAACCATTGCATCATAAACGGATGTATCACCGTGTGGATGATAGTTACCAATAACCGTACCTACGGTTTTAGCAGCCTTACGATATGGCTTATCGTGTGTATTACGTTCATGCTGCATGGCATATAAGATTCTACGTTGAACTGGTTTCAAACCGTCTCTAGCATCTGGTAGAGCTCGGTCCTGAATAATGTATTTACTATAACGCCCAAAACGGTCGCCTAAGACTTCTTCTAATGGCAAATCCATATATTTTTCTGTTTCAGCCAAAAGTTGATCCCCCTCTAGGACTGCAGTTTATCATTTTCTAGAATATTTGTTTGTTCTTCTAACCCGAATGCTACGTGTGATTCTATCCATTTGCGTCGTGGCTCTACTTTATCTCCCATAAGCGTAGTTACACGGCGTTCGGCTTGTGCTAGATCATCTATGGTTACACGGATAAGCGTACGAGTTTCAGGTGACATCGTTGTCTCCCATAATTGATCCGCATTCATTTCTCCTAAACCTTTATAACGCTGGATGCTATATCCATTTTTAAATTCTTTTAGAATCTCTTTCATCTCGTCTTCTTCCCATGCATAACGGGTCTTTTCTTTCTTACCTTTCCCTTTGGACACTTTATATAGCGGTGGTAATGCAATATATACTTTTCCAGCACGAATTAAATCTTGCATATAACGATAGAAAAACGTTAACAGCAATACTTGAATGTGAGCACCATCCGTATCAGCATCTGTCATAATAATAATTTTGTCGTACTGACAATCATCTATATTAAAATCAGCACCGACTCCTGCTCCAATAGTGTGAATGATTGTACCGATTTCCTCATTCTTTAGTATATCTTGGAGTTTTGCTTTCTCTGTATTGATAACCTTACCTCGAAGTGGAAGAATGGCTTGAAAGCGACGATCTCGTCCTTGCTTAGCAGACCCACCTGCTGAATCACCCTCCACGAGATACAATTCATTTTTCTGAGCATTTTTAGACTGTGCTGGTGTTAACTTTCCACTCAACATCGTTTCTTTTCGTTTTTTCTTCTTACCTGACCTTGCATCTTCCCGCGCTTTTCGAGCTGCTTCACGTGCTTCTTTCGCTTTGATTGATTTCTTAATAAGCATAGAAGCTACGTCAGGGTTTTCTTCTAAGAAGTATGATAATTTTTCCGATACTATGGAATCTACAATGGAACGAGCTTCAGGAGTTCCTAGTTTACTTTTCGTTTGGCCTTCAAATTGAAGCTTTTCCTCTGGTACCCGAACAGAAATGACAGCTGTAAAACCTTCTCGAATATCTGAACCCTCTAGATTCTTATCTTTTTCCTTTAGTAACCCTGTTTTACGAGCATGGTCATTAAAACTTCTTGTTATCGCTGATCTCGCTCCAGATTCATGGGTTCCTCCATCTTTTGTACGAACATTATTCACGAAGGAAAGCATGCTCTCCGCATAGCCATCATTGAATTGGAAGGCAAAATCAACATTGATTTCTTCATGTTCTCCTTCAAAGGCTACTACAGGATGCAAAGTATCTTTTTCTTCATTTAGATAAGAAACAAAGGATTCAAGTCCATCAGGATATTGATAGCTCTCTTTCATATCGTGTCGTTTATCCTCCAGGACAATCTCTAACCCTTTTAATAAAAATGCCGCTTCACGTAAGCGCTCAGATAACGTATCAAAATGGAAAGTGGTTGTCGATAACACGCTCGAATCTGGTTTGAATTGAATGAGTGTACCTGATTTTCTTGTAGCTCCTTTTTGTTCTAAGGAGGTAACAGGTTTGCCACCGCTTTCAAAGCGTTGGTAATACATTTGACCATCTCTAAAGATAGTGACCTCAAGCCATTCGGATAACGCGTTTACGACTGATGCACCAACTCCATGTAAACCTCCGCTAGTTTTGTATCCACCTTGACCAAACTTACCTCCTGCGTGTAGCACGGTAAGTATGACTTCAGGGGTGGGCTTCCCTAGGCGGTGCATCCCTGTAGGCATACCACGTCCTTCATCGCGTACAGATACGCTTTGGTCTTTATGTATGGTGACCGTTATTCGATTACCAAATCCAGCAAGAGCTTCATCAACTGCATTATCGACAATCTCATGCACTAGATGATGGAGTCCTCTGTGATCTGTACTTCCAATATACATGCCAGGTCGTTTTCGAACAGCTTCAAGTCCTTCTAGCACCTGTATTGAATCATCATTGTATTGTGTGTTGTCATTTACCAATCTATTGTACTCCTTTCGTTGCTCTTACTATATAATAGAACGGATGTTCGATTTTGTAAATAAGAGCTTAACGACATTGAACCATGTAAGTAATTCATCTATTCTTTCTTATTTTAGCTTGTTTCAGAAACGAATCAAACAGTCTTTTTCTAAAACACCAAAATTTTGCACTTTTATTCAAAACATTTTCTTCCCTTAAACTGCCTTAAAGAATTGAGATTTAAGGGGTTTGTTTACTTGTAAAACAGGTGTCCATTCTACATGTCTTTTTATCATCTATCATGCAAAAAGAAAATCCCTGTAAAACAGGGATTTTCTACATTACTTACCTATTGTAACAGAATGTGCTACTTTAATGCATGTGTCCATTAAGACTGTGACATCATACTCCTGTAAATAATCTGCTGCCTCTTCGGACACAACTCCCTGCTGTGCCCAAAACACCTTCGCATCTGTTTGCACCGCTTCACGTGCTATGTCAGGAAGATATTCGGAACGACGGAATACATTAATGATATCAATGGGTTCATTGATATCTTTTAGTGAGTCCACTGCTTTTACACCTAACGATTCCTCAATCGTTGGGTTAACAGGAATGATGTTGTAGCCTGAATTTTGCATTTCCTTAGAAATTTGATAGGAAGTTCTAGATGGATTATCTGATAGTCCTACTACAGCAATCGTTTTGGACGTTTCTAATATGTCTTTTATCCGGTCATTCGAAGGATTTTTAAATGCCATTCTAAACACTCCTTTACTCTAAATAGCCATTATCGCGTAAATATTTTCTTGCCACAGCAATTGGCTCCTGACCTTCGGAGTCTACTTTATAATTCATTTCTTGCATTTGGCGTTTCGTAATTTGCCCACCTAGTTGATTTAGTATCCCCTTTAACTCTGGATATTGATCAACAGTTTGCTGAAGCATCAATGGAGCACCCTGGTATGGAGGAAATAAATTCTTAGGATCTTCCAACACTTTTAAGTTATATTCAATCATATAACCCTCTGTGGCGTATGCATCTATAATATCAACTTCACCACTCTTAATAGCTTGCTGTCGCACACCCGCTTCCATCGTCTCGATATTTAGGTCAAGATTATATACTTCCTTCATTCCTTGATAGCCATCTTGTCTATCCTTAAACTCAAGCGTAAAGCCTGCGACAAGTTCATCTTGTACGGACTTTAAATCACCTATTGTTTCTAAGCCATATTGGTCTGCTATTTTTTGTGTGGTAGCAACTGCATACGTATTGTTAAATTCCATTGGTTGAAGAAAAGCCATGTTGTATTCTTCCATCATTCCTTTTTTTGCCTGTTGATAAACTTCTTGGGGGTCATTGCTTTTTGCTTGTTCACCTAAAAACGTATTAATGGCTGTTCCTGTGAACTCAGGGTAAATGTCAATATCACCTGTCTTTAATGCTTCAAAGACGAAATCTGTTTTACCAAGATTAGGTTCTGTCTTCACATATAAATCGGTCTCATCTTCAATTAAGAGCTTGTACATGTTCATTAAAATAGCCGGTTCTGCACCGATCTTACCTCCTACCACTAGATCGGGTTGACGTTCACGGTTAAAGACAAATGGAGTAGTCACAATTAACAATGACACGATTAAGATGGTTGCCAATGAACGGAAACCGGATTTAGCAGAGGTACTTTCTACTAGCCGTAAAATGACATCTAAAATAATCGCAAGAAGTGCTGCAGGAATTGCCCCTAAGAGAATAAGGTTCAAATTACCTCCTTTATCAATACCAAGAAGGATTAACTCACCTAAGCCACCTGCTCCAATTAAAGCTGCAATGGTTGTTGTTCCTACAATTAAAACCATTGAAGTACGAATTCCAGCCATAATGACAGGCATTGCCAAGGGAAGTTCAACTCTTGAAAGCCTTCTGAAGGAACTCATGCCCATTCCTGTTGCCGCTTCTTTCAGGGCAGGATTGACTTCCTTTACTCCGGTATATGTATTACGAAGAATAGGAAGTAACGCGTAAACAATTAATGCTACAACAGCAGGTTTTGTCCCTATCCCCAAAAATGGAATTAAAAATGCTAGTATAGCTAAGCTGGGAATCGTTTGTAGTACAGCCGTAAAACCTATAATTGGCTCTGCTACTTTACGTGTTCTTGTTAACAATAAACCAAGTGGAACAGCGATTAGTATAGCTATTAACAAAGCAATAATTGATAATTGTAAATGTTCCCAAATAGCCTGTAATAACGTACCTTGTCTTTCTTGTAAGACAGAAATGAATTCATTCATTGTTGGATCACCCCATTATCTATTTTCGTTTGTTCTTGGAGGTAGATCACAATGTCACGATAAGAAAGCGTCCCTACTAATTTATCACCTTTAACTACAGGTAATAGAGTTACATTATGTTTCTCAAACACATCCGTCGCATTACGTAAGTGCATTTCATTTGAAAGTGGAGGCAACGTTATAGATTCACCGTCTTGTATAGCACCTTTATAATGGTGTTCACTGTCTTCAATGATATAGAGTCCCTTTTGAGGTGGGAGGTCATTTTCTTGGATTATGTGTGTCTTACTTTGATCCACCATCACATCAACTGCAGTTTGCCATGGGGATTTCCGCTCTCCAACAAAGCTTTTAACAAAATCATTACATGGATTTAGTATTAAGTCTTGCGGAGTGGAAAGCTGGACGATTTCTCCCTCTTTCATGAGACAAACACGATCACCAAGGGAAAGAGCTTCGTCAATATCATGTGTAACAAACACAATGGTCTTTTGTATTTCTTTTTGGAGTTGCTGAATATCCTGTTGAAGCTGTTCGCGGCTTATCGGATCCAATGCGCTAAACGGCTCATCCATTAATATAATATCTGGGTCTGCCGCTAACGCTCTAACTACTCCAACACGTTGTTGCTGTCCTCCTGATAATTCACTCGGAACTCGTTTCTTGTAGGTTTCAGGATCAAGCCCCACCATATTCATTAATTCATCAATGCGTTGGTTTATTTTTTGTTTCTTCCATTTTTTCATTTCAGGTACTACCGCAATATTTTCTTCAATTGTCATATGAGGAAACAGTGCGATTTGCTGAAGTACATACCCAATATTCCAACGAAGTTCAGAAATTTTATATTCCCTAATATCCTTATCATGTATTTTAATCGTACCTGAGGTAGGTTCTATGAGTCGATTGATCATTTTCATGGATGTTGTTTTGCCACATCCGCTTGGGCCAATTAATGCAAGTAGTTCTCCCTTTTCCACGTGGAAGCTCATATCTTTAACAGCTTCGGTTCCATCGGGATACACTTTACTTACATTCGTAAATTCAATCATTTTTTTCCTCCTTGCTTCCATTACAATACCTAGTAAATTGGTCGATTTTGTATTCTATATTATGATAAACGAAATAGGGCAGAATTGCATGTATCCTGCCCATATTGATATGTTACTCATTCTTTTTAATTTCTTTACGATGAGATAGAGATTCCTCAAGTGTTTCCCATGATTGCTCATTGGCGAAATATTTTGTCCATGATGCTATTCCCGCAAGCTCATATCTGTGAACTAATTGTGCTCGTTTTTCGATAGACGTTTCATTTTCTAACCACATTTTATACGTTATTTCTTGTTCAGGTGGAGAATACTCTACATAATCTTGTTCAGTTTCCTCATCATAAGTAGGTTTCACATTATACTCTTCCATCCATTCTTCGGCTTGTTCCATCGTTAATGCTTTTGAGGTAACTTCTGTTTCACTATTATCTAAAGTTTCCATCTTCCACAA
This genomic stretch from Pontibacillus yanchengensis harbors:
- the parC gene encoding DNA topoisomerase IV subunit A, which translates into the protein MAETEKYMDLPLEEVLGDRFGRYSKYIIQDRALPDARDGLKPVQRRILYAMQHERNTHDKPYRKAAKTVGTVIGNYHPHGDTSVYDAMVRLSQDWKVRNALVEMHGNNGSVDGDPPAAMRYTEARLSSIASELLRDIDKDTVDFIPNFDDTIEEPVVLPAKFPNLLVNGSTGISAGYATDIPPHNLNEVIDAVMMKIDRPEVTIDEIMSVMKGPDFPTGGIIQGVDGIKQAYETGKGKVVVRGRAVIEALRGNREQIVIDEIPYDVNKATLVKKMDELRLDKKVEGIAEVRDETDRTGLRVVVELKKDADSKGILNYLYKNTDLQISYHFNMVAIHNKTPKLLNLQSVLDSYIAHQKEVVTRQSQYDLQKAKDRSHILEGLMKAISILDEVIATIRASQDKQDAKQQLIKQYEFTEAQSEAIVNLQLYRLTNTDITSLEEEAEELKKRIAELETILSDEKKLLRVIKNDLKSMKKKYATERVTAIEEEVEDLQINLEVMVASEDVLVSITNEGYIKRTSLRSYGASNGGDFAMKDGDHLLGLFEINTTDTLLLFTNKGNYLFIPVHQLPDIRWKDLGQHLANIISIEKDERIIKAVPIRNFKEEKFLLFVTRNGMIKRSELSLYQAQRYSKPLVAINLKDDDEVVDVHVTDGHYEVFLASNNGYGLWYHETEVKPIGQRAAGVKAMQLKEDEYIVNGKVFSDLTNPSVVLITQRGAVKRMRLKEFEQTTRAKRGVVMLRELKRNPHRIVALELVDDREALQLKTSRGEIKEIIPYELKTSDRYSNGSFVVDVDRTGEVIDVWREATYQKVFDVQDTETGSSN
- the parE gene encoding DNA topoisomerase IV subunit B produces the protein MVNDNTQYNDDSIQVLEGLEAVRKRPGMYIGSTDHRGLHHLVHEIVDNAVDEALAGFGNRITVTIHKDQSVSVRDEGRGMPTGMHRLGKPTPEVILTVLHAGGKFGQGGYKTSGGLHGVGASVVNALSEWLEVTIFRDGQMYYQRFESGGKPVTSLEQKGATRKSGTLIQFKPDSSVLSTTTFHFDTLSERLREAAFLLKGLEIVLEDKRHDMKESYQYPDGLESFVSYLNEEKDTLHPVVAFEGEHEEINVDFAFQFNDGYAESMLSFVNNVRTKDGGTHESGARSAITRSFNDHARKTGLLKEKDKNLEGSDIREGFTAVISVRVPEEKLQFEGQTKSKLGTPEARSIVDSIVSEKLSYFLEENPDVASMLIKKSIKAKEAREAARKAREDARSGKKKKRKETMLSGKLTPAQSKNAQKNELYLVEGDSAGGSAKQGRDRRFQAILPLRGKVINTEKAKLQDILKNEEIGTIIHTIGAGVGADFNIDDCQYDKIIIMTDADTDGAHIQVLLLTFFYRYMQDLIRAGKVYIALPPLYKVSKGKGKKEKTRYAWEEDEMKEILKEFKNGYSIQRYKGLGEMNADQLWETTMSPETRTLIRVTIDDLAQAERRVTTLMGDKVEPRRKWIESHVAFGLEEQTNILENDKLQS
- a CDS encoding CoA-binding protein is translated as MAFKNPSNDRIKDILETSKTIAVVGLSDNPSRTSYQISKEMQNSGYNIIPVNPTIEESLGVKAVDSLKDINEPIDIINVFRRSEYLPDIAREAVQTDAKVFWAQQGVVSEEAADYLQEYDVTVLMDTCIKVAHSVTIGK